In Aurantimicrobium minutum, the DNA window GTCAGAGAGCTCACGGTTGTGCTCGCTCGAGAAATGTTGAGCATGGTTAACATCACGGATATTGATCCATCGCAGAATTTAGACAATGGCCTGGCTTGGGAAAAGTTTGAGCAACTCATAGCGGCACAGGGCGGAGATCTCCAAGCACACCTTCCCCAGGCACGTCATCAGCTCGAGATCGCAGCAGAACATGATGCTTACGTCACTGACATCAATGCTCGCACCGTGGCAGAAGCATCATGGATGCTCGGCTCAGGACGTAGCGCGGTGGGACAACAGATTGATTACGCCTCAGGAGTAGTGCTGCATGCCAAGCCTGGAGAACAGGTCCTGCCCGGTCAACCTCTGTTCACACTGCTCAGCAGTGATGAATCACGACTAAACCCCGCACGTGACAAACTTGTCACAGGTATTACCCTCGGCAACCACTCGGAAATAGTTGACTGGGGAAACCTCGTAACTTGCCGGATAACCTCAGAAGGAACCTCATGACTGACTCCTATTTCGTTGATGGAGTCGACGTGAGGATGCTTCCCAAAGTTTCGCTCCACGATCACCTCGATGGTTCGCTTCGACCAGAAACCATCATTGAACTGGCAGAAGCAGAAGGCATTGAGCTTCCCGTGCTCGATGCTGATGGACTCGGTTTGTGGTTTGCGGAGCAATCCAACTCTGGTTCCCTCGTGGAGTATTTGACGACCTTTGATCTGACCTGTGCTGTGATGCAAACTCGCGAAGGGCTTACACGCGTGGCACGAGAGTCTGTCATTGACCTGGCACGAGATGGTGTGATCTATGGAGAGCTCCGCTGGGCTCCTGAACAACACCTCACCGCTGGCCTCACGCTTGATCAGGTCGTCGAGTATGTCCAAGAGGGTATTGAGCAGGGCATCGTTGATGCCGCCGCTCAAGGCCAGATGATTCGCATTGGACAGTTGGTGACTGCCATGCGTCACGCAGATCGTTCGCTCGAGATTGCACAGTTAGCCGTGCGTCACCGCAACAACGGAGTTGTTGGTTTCGATATTGCTGGCGCAGAACTGGGATTCCCTGCATCTAAGCACAAAGCCGCCTTTGACTTTCTTGCTCAGGAACACTTCCCCGTCACCATCCACGCTGGCGAAGCAGATGGTCTGCCCAGTATTGAAAGCGCACTCTATGACGGTCGTGCACTGCGTCTTGGGCACGGCGTGCGCCTGGCAGAGGACATCACCATTGACGGATCGGATGCTGAGGCCACTTTCGTCACCCTGGGCACCCTGTCTCAATGGGTCAAAGATCGCGGCATCACACTAGAGCTCAGCCCCAGCTCAAACTTGCAAACCGGTGCTATCGCTGCCTGGGGAACAGACATTCTTGATCACCCCTTTGATCTTCTTTATCAGCTGGGTATGACCGTCACTGTCAACACCGACAACCGTCTCCAAAGTGGAACAACCTTGTCTAAAGAACTCTGGCTCGTTGCCGACGCGTTCTCTTATGGGCTCAGTGACCTGGAAGCATTCCAGCAGAATGCTGCTGCTTCTGCCTTCTTGCCGCTCGAGGACCGTGAGGCGCTCGCCGATGCCATAACTGAGGGTTTTATCGAAGCGGTGCAGAACTCTCGCTAGATTTTCTGCATAATCTGCGAAAGAAGCTTGCCAATGACGGG includes these proteins:
- a CDS encoding adenosine deaminase, encoding MTDSYFVDGVDVRMLPKVSLHDHLDGSLRPETIIELAEAEGIELPVLDADGLGLWFAEQSNSGSLVEYLTTFDLTCAVMQTREGLTRVARESVIDLARDGVIYGELRWAPEQHLTAGLTLDQVVEYVQEGIEQGIVDAAAQGQMIRIGQLVTAMRHADRSLEIAQLAVRHRNNGVVGFDIAGAELGFPASKHKAAFDFLAQEHFPVTIHAGEADGLPSIESALYDGRALRLGHGVRLAEDITIDGSDAEATFVTLGTLSQWVKDRGITLELSPSSNLQTGAIAAWGTDILDHPFDLLYQLGMTVTVNTDNRLQSGTTLSKELWLVADAFSYGLSDLEAFQQNAAASAFLPLEDREALADAITEGFIEAVQNSR